One Alphaproteobacteria bacterium genomic region harbors:
- a CDS encoding 50S ribosomal protein L23 produces MSAAKKPAVMSRARMYEVIRAPLVTEKSTHQSEHSQISFKVSLDATKPEIKQAIEGLFNVKVKAVNTLRVEGKNKVFRGVRGRRSDWKKAIVSLVDGEKIDLTTGL; encoded by the coding sequence ATGAGTGCCGCAAAGAAGCCGGCCGTCATGTCGCGCGCGCGCATGTACGAGGTCATCCGCGCGCCGCTGGTGACCGAGAAGTCGACGCACCAGAGCGAGCACAGCCAGATCTCCTTCAAGGTCTCGCTGGACGCCACCAAGCCCGAGATCAAGCAGGCCATCGAAGGTCTGTTCAATGTCAAGGTCAAGGCGGTCAACACGCTGCGCGTCGAGGGCAAGAACAAGGTGTTCCGCGGCGTGCGCGGTCGCCGCAGCGACTGGAAGAAGGCGATCGTCTCGCTCGTCGACGGCGAGAAGATCGACCTGACGACGGGCCTGTGA
- the rplD gene encoding 50S ribosomal protein L4 encodes MKLNVKTLDGAEAGEIDLADAIFGLPVRADILQRCVVWQLAKRRAGTHKTKIRSEVKATSKKVWAQKGTGRARHGNEAAPQFRGGGKAFGPVNRSHEIDLPKKVRKLALKTALSAKAAEGKLVVLESTTVAEPKTGKLAATLKGLGIRNALFIDGPTIGENFARAARNIPLVDVLPQQGANVYDILRRDTLVLTRDAVKHLEERLQ; translated from the coding sequence ATGAAGCTCAACGTCAAGACGCTGGACGGCGCCGAGGCCGGCGAGATCGATCTCGCCGACGCCATCTTCGGCCTGCCGGTGCGTGCCGACATCCTGCAGCGCTGCGTCGTGTGGCAGCTCGCCAAGCGCCGCGCCGGCACGCACAAGACCAAGATCCGCTCCGAGGTCAAGGCGACCTCGAAGAAGGTGTGGGCCCAGAAGGGCACCGGTCGCGCCCGCCACGGCAACGAGGCGGCGCCGCAGTTCCGCGGCGGCGGCAAGGCCTTCGGCCCGGTCAATCGCAGCCACGAGATCGACCTGCCCAAGAAGGTGCGCAAGCTGGCCCTGAAGACCGCGCTGTCGGCCAAGGCGGCCGAGGGCAAGCTGGTTGTGCTCGAGAGCACCACGGTTGCCGAGCCCAAGACCGGCAAGCTGGCGGCCACGCTGAAGGGGTTGGGCATCAGGAACGCCCTGTTCATCGATGGCCCGACGATCGGCGAGAACTTCGCCCGCGCCGCGCGCAACATCCCGCTGGTCGACGTGCTGCCGCAGCAGGGTGCCAACGTCTACGACATCCTGCGTCGCGACACCCTGGTGCTGACGCGCGATGCCGTGAAGCATCTCGAGGAGCGCCTGCAATGA
- the rplC gene encoding 50S ribosomal protein L3 yields the protein MRTGLVAQKLGMTRVFNDAGEHVPVTVLKLDNVQVVAVRTEEKDGYNAVQLGIGTAKVKNVTKPQRGHFAKAKVEPKRKLVEFRVDKDGLLPVGAEMSAAHFVAGQIVDVTGTTIGKGFAGAMKRWNFGGLEASHGVSISHRSHGSTGNRQDPGRTFPNKKMAGHLGSERVTTQNVKVVSTDEAKGLILIQGAVPGHNGAWVLVRDAAKRKAPKDLPFPGAVKAAAAAAEENKG from the coding sequence ATGCGTACCGGATTGGTCGCACAGAAGCTGGGCATGACCCGCGTCTTCAATGACGCCGGCGAGCATGTGCCCGTTACCGTGCTGAAGCTGGACAACGTCCAGGTCGTGGCCGTGCGCACCGAGGAGAAGGACGGCTACAACGCTGTCCAGCTCGGCATCGGCACCGCCAAGGTCAAGAACGTCACCAAGCCGCAGCGCGGCCACTTCGCCAAGGCGAAGGTCGAGCCCAAGCGCAAGCTGGTCGAGTTCCGCGTCGACAAGGACGGCCTGCTGCCGGTCGGCGCCGAGATGTCGGCCGCGCACTTCGTCGCCGGCCAGATCGTCGACGTCACCGGCACGACCATCGGCAAGGGCTTCGCCGGTGCCATGAAGCGCTGGAACTTCGGCGGCCTCGAGGCCTCGCACGGCGTGTCGATCTCGCATCGCAGCCACGGCTCGACCGGCAACCGCCAGGATCCCGGCCGCACCTTCCCGAACAAGAAGATGGCCGGCCATCTCGGTTCGGAGCGGGTCACCACGCAAAACGTCAAGGTCGTGTCGACCGACGAGGCCAAGGGCCTGATCCTGATCCAGGGCGCGGTGCCCGGCCACAACGGTGCCTGGGTGCTGGTGCGCGACGCCGCCAAGCGCAAGGCGCCCAAGGACCTGCCGTTTCCCGGCGCCGTGAAGGCCGCCGCGGCCGCGGCCGAAGAGAACAAGGGCTGA
- the rpsJ gene encoding 30S ribosomal protein S10 has translation MADSTNIRIRLKAFDHRVLDQSTNEIVSTAKRTGARVRGPIPLPTRIEKFTVNRSPHIDKKSREQFEMRTHKRVLDIVDPTPQTVDALMKLDLAAGVDVEIKLGQ, from the coding sequence ATGGCTGATAGCACGAACATCCGGATCAGGCTCAAAGCCTTCGATCATCGCGTTCTCGACCAGTCGACGAACGAGATCGTGAGCACGGCGAAGCGGACCGGTGCGCGCGTGCGGGGGCCGATCCCGCTGCCGACGCGGATCGAGAAGTTCACGGTCAACCGCTCGCCGCACATCGACAAGAAGTCGCGCGAGCAGTTCGAGATGCGCACGCACAAGCGCGTGCTCGACATCGTCGACCCGACGCCGCAGACGGTGGACGCGCTGATGAAGCTCGACCTCGCCGCCGGCGTCGACGTCGAGATCAAGCTCGGCCAGTAA
- the tuf gene encoding elongation factor Tu, protein MTKSKFERTKPHCNIGTIGHVDHGKTSLTAAITKILAKTGGATYTAYDQIDKAPEERERGITISTAHVEYETQNRHYAHVDCPGHADYVKNMITGAAQMDGAILVVSAADGPMPQTREHILLARQVGVPALVVYMNKVDMVDDPELLELVELEVRELLKSYQFPGDDLPVVKGSALMALEDKQPEIGEQSVLKLMEEVDRYIPQPMRDKDKPFLMPIEDVFSISGRGTVVTGRVERGVIKVGEEVEIVGLKETSKTVVTGVEMFRKLLDQGEAGDNIGALLRGVGREDVERGQVLAKPGSITPHTNFEAEAYILTKEEGGRHTPFFTNYRPQFYFRTTDVTGVVTLPEGTEMVMPGDNARMVVELIQPIAMDEGLRFAIREGGRTVGAGVVTKVVK, encoded by the coding sequence ATGACGAAGAGCAAGTTCGAGCGGACGAAGCCGCACTGCAACATCGGGACGATCGGGCACGTGGATCACGGCAAGACGTCGCTGACGGCGGCGATCACGAAGATCCTGGCGAAGACGGGGGGCGCGACGTACACGGCGTACGACCAGATCGACAAGGCGCCGGAGGAGCGCGAGCGGGGCATCACGATTTCGACGGCGCATGTCGAGTACGAGACGCAGAACCGGCACTACGCGCATGTCGACTGCCCGGGTCACGCGGACTACGTGAAGAACATGATCACGGGCGCGGCGCAGATGGACGGTGCGATCCTGGTGGTGTCGGCGGCGGACGGTCCGATGCCGCAGACGCGCGAGCACATCCTGCTGGCGCGGCAGGTGGGTGTGCCGGCGCTGGTGGTGTACATGAACAAGGTCGACATGGTGGACGACCCGGAGCTGTTGGAGCTGGTGGAGCTCGAGGTGCGCGAGCTGCTGAAGAGCTACCAGTTCCCGGGCGACGATCTGCCGGTGGTGAAGGGCTCGGCGCTGATGGCGCTGGAGGACAAGCAGCCTGAGATCGGCGAGCAGTCGGTGCTGAAGCTGATGGAGGAGGTCGACCGTTACATTCCGCAGCCGATGCGCGACAAGGACAAGCCGTTCCTGATGCCGATCGAGGACGTGTTCTCGATCTCGGGCCGCGGCACGGTGGTGACGGGCCGCGTGGAGCGGGGCGTGATCAAGGTGGGCGAGGAGGTCGAGATCGTCGGCCTGAAGGAGACGTCGAAGACGGTGGTGACGGGCGTGGAGATGTTCCGCAAGCTCTTGGACCAGGGCGAGGCGGGCGACAACATCGGCGCGCTGCTGCGCGGCGTGGGCCGCGAGGACGTCGAGCGCGGCCAGGTCCTGGCCAAGCCGGGGTCGATCACGCCGCACACCAACTTCGAGGCCGAGGCCTACATTCTGACGAAGGAGGAGGGCGGCCGGCACACGCCGTTCTTCACCAACTACCGGCCGCAGTTCTACTTCCGCACGACCGACGTGACGGGGGTGGTGACCCTGCCGGAGGGCACCGAGATGGTGATGCCGGGCGACAACGCGCGCATGGTGGTCGAGCTGATCCAGCCGATCGCCATGGACGAGGGTCTGCGCTTCGCCATCCGCGAGGGCGGCCGCACCGTCGGCGCCGGCGTCGTCACCAAGGTCGTGAAGTAA
- the fusA gene encoding elongation factor G, with protein MARTTPIERYRNIGIMAHIDAGKTTTTERVLYYTGKSYKIGEVHDGAATMDFMEQEQERGITITSAATTCFWKTEAGPFKNEQHRVNIIDTPGHVDFTIEVERSLRVLDGAVCVFDSVAGVEPQSETVWRQADKYGVPRICFVNKMDRVGANYWRTIDMIVDRLGSKPLVTQLPIGSEGGFKGIVDLVANRAIVWLEETLGAKFEITDIPDDLKEQATEYRAKLIEMAVEQDDEALEKYLGGEEPDYDTLIRCIRKGTISYAFVPTLCGSAFKNKGVQPMLDAVVNYLPAPNDRPSVDGSNVKTGAPDTRRTVDEAPFSGLAFKIITDPHVGSLTFLRVYSGVLQKSSGVLNSTKDRSERVGRMLLMHANNREDIEEARAGDIVALTGLKSVTTGDTLCDPKNPIILEKMDFPDPVIELAIEPKTKGDQEKLSQALGKLVQEDPTFRVQTDPESGQTIIKGMGELHLEIKVDILKRTYKVEANVGAPQVAYRETLGRRVEHDYTHKKQTGGSGQFARIKLVFEPGEPGSGYSFESAIVGGSVPKEYVPGVEKGLESSRESGVLAGFPVIDFNVKLVDGAYHDVDSSVLAFEIAARAAFKEALQKAQCKLLEPIMKVEVVTPEDYMGDCIGDLNSRRGMIQGMEARGNAQVINAMVPLANMFGYVNTLRSMTQGRASYSMVFDHYAPVPQAVADEVVAKLA; from the coding sequence ATGGCCCGAACTACCCCCATCGAGCGTTACCGTAACATCGGTATCATGGCTCATATCGACGCCGGCAAGACGACCACGACCGAGCGCGTCCTCTACTACACGGGCAAGAGCTACAAGATCGGCGAAGTGCACGACGGCGCCGCCACCATGGATTTCATGGAGCAGGAGCAGGAGCGCGGCATCACCATCACGTCGGCGGCGACGACCTGCTTCTGGAAGACCGAGGCCGGGCCGTTCAAGAACGAGCAGCACCGCGTCAACATCATCGACACACCCGGCCACGTCGACTTCACCATCGAGGTCGAGCGTTCGCTGCGCGTGCTCGACGGCGCCGTCTGCGTCTTCGACTCGGTGGCCGGCGTCGAGCCGCAATCCGAGACCGTGTGGCGCCAGGCCGACAAGTACGGCGTGCCGCGCATCTGCTTCGTGAACAAGATGGACCGCGTCGGCGCCAATTACTGGCGCACCATCGACATGATCGTCGACCGGCTGGGCTCCAAGCCGCTGGTCACCCAGCTGCCGATCGGCTCCGAGGGCGGCTTCAAGGGCATCGTCGATCTGGTCGCGAACAGGGCGATCGTCTGGCTCGAGGAGACGCTGGGCGCCAAGTTCGAGATCACCGATATTCCGGACGACCTCAAGGAGCAGGCGACAGAGTACCGCGCCAAGCTCATCGAGATGGCCGTCGAGCAGGACGACGAGGCGCTCGAGAAGTATCTCGGCGGCGAGGAGCCAGACTACGATACGCTGATCCGGTGCATCCGCAAGGGCACGATCTCCTACGCCTTCGTGCCGACGCTGTGCGGCTCGGCGTTCAAGAACAAGGGCGTGCAGCCCATGCTCGACGCGGTGGTCAACTACCTGCCGGCGCCGAACGATCGTCCGAGCGTCGACGGCAGCAACGTCAAGACCGGCGCGCCGGACACACGCCGGACCGTGGACGAGGCGCCGTTTTCCGGCCTGGCGTTCAAGATCATAACCGACCCGCATGTCGGGTCGCTGACCTTCCTGCGAGTCTACTCAGGCGTGCTGCAGAAGAGCTCGGGCGTGCTCAACAGCACCAAGGACCGTTCCGAGCGTGTCGGCCGCATGCTGCTGATGCATGCCAACAACCGCGAGGACATCGAGGAGGCCCGCGCCGGCGACATCGTCGCGCTGACCGGCCTGAAGTCGGTGACCACCGGCGACACGCTGTGCGATCCGAAGAATCCGATCATCCTCGAGAAGATGGACTTCCCGGACCCGGTCATCGAGCTCGCCATCGAGCCGAAGACCAAGGGCGACCAGGAGAAGCTGTCGCAGGCGCTGGGCAAGCTGGTGCAGGAGGATCCGACCTTCCGCGTCCAGACTGACCCAGAGAGCGGCCAGACCATCATCAAGGGCATGGGCGAGCTCCATCTCGAGATCAAGGTCGACATCCTCAAGCGCACCTACAAGGTCGAGGCCAATGTCGGCGCGCCGCAGGTCGCCTATCGCGAGACGCTGGGCCGCCGCGTCGAGCACGACTACACGCACAAGAAGCAGACCGGCGGTTCGGGCCAGTTCGCCCGCATCAAGCTGGTGTTCGAGCCGGGCGAGCCGGGTTCGGGCTACAGCTTCGAGAGCGCCATCGTCGGTGGCTCGGTGCCCAAGGAGTATGTGCCGGGCGTCGAGAAGGGGCTGGAGTCCTCGCGCGAGTCCGGCGTGCTGGCCGGCTTCCCGGTGATCGACTTCAACGTGAAGCTGGTCGACGGCGCCTACCACGACGTCGACTCCAGCGTGCTGGCCTTCGAGATCGCCGCGCGCGCCGCCTTCAAGGAGGCGCTACAGAAGGCGCAGTGCAAGCTGCTCGAGCCGATCATGAAGGTCGAGGTCGTGACGCCCGAGGACTACATGGGCGACTGCATCGGCGACCTGAACAGCCGACGCGGCATGATCCAGGGCATGGAAGCCCGCGGCAACGCCCAGGTGATCAACGCCATGGTGCCGCTGGCCAACATGTTCGGCTACGTCAACACGCTGCGCTCCATGACCCAGGGCCGCGCGTCCTACTCGATGGTCTTCGATCACTACGCGCCTGTGCCCCAGGCCGTGGCCGACGAAGTCGTCGCCAAACTCGCCTGA
- the rpsG gene encoding 30S ribosomal protein S7 → MSRRHRAEKREILPDAKFGDLVVSKFMNTLMFQGKKSVAETIVYGAMDIIGDKTRQDPLPVFHEAIDNVKPAVEVRSRRVGGATYQVPVEVRPERRQALAIRWLIQAARDRSEHSMTEKLSGELLDAANRRGAAVKKREDTHRMADANKAFAHYRW, encoded by the coding sequence ATGTCGCGTCGTCATCGCGCCGAGAAACGAGAGATCCTCCCCGACGCCAAGTTCGGCGATCTCGTCGTCTCCAAGTTCATGAACACCCTGATGTTCCAGGGCAAGAAGTCGGTCGCCGAGACCATTGTCTACGGCGCCATGGACATCATCGGCGACAAGACCCGGCAGGATCCGCTGCCGGTGTTCCACGAGGCCATCGACAACGTGAAGCCGGCCGTCGAGGTTCGCTCGCGCCGCGTCGGCGGCGCCACCTACCAGGTCCCCGTCGAGGTGCGTCCCGAGCGGCGCCAGGCGCTGGCCATCCGCTGGCTGATCCAGGCGGCGCGCGACCGCTCGGAGCACAGCATGACGGAGAAGCTGTCCGGCGAGCTGCTCGACGCCGCCAACCGCCGCGGCGCCGCGGTCAAGAAGCGTGAAGACACGCACCGCATGGCCGACGCCAACAAGGCGTTCGCCCACTACCGCTGGTAG
- the rpsL gene encoding 30S ribosomal protein S12 — MPTINQLIRKPRVAPTYRNTVPAMQNCPQKRGVCTRVYTTTPKKPNSALRKVAKVRLTNGYEVVSYIPGEGHNLQEHSVVMIRGGRVKDLPGVRYHILRGVLDTQGVKDRKQRRSKYGAKRPK, encoded by the coding sequence ATGCCCACCATCAACCAGTTGATCCGCAAGCCGCGTGTGGCACCGACATATCGCAACACGGTGCCGGCGATGCAGAACTGCCCGCAGAAGCGCGGCGTCTGCACGCGCGTCTATACCACGACGCCGAAGAAGCCGAACTCCGCGCTGCGCAAGGTCGCCAAGGTGCGCCTGACCAACGGGTATGAGGTGGTGAGCTACATCCCCGGCGAGGGTCACAACCTGCAGGAGCATTCGGTCGTCATGATCCGCGGCGGTCGCGTCAAGGACCTGCCGGGCGTGCGTTACCACATCCTGCGCGGCGTGCTCGACACCCAGGGCGTCAAGGATCGCAAGCAGCGCCGGTCGAAGTACGGCGCCAAGCGGCCGAAGTAA
- the rpoC gene encoding DNA-directed RNA polymerase subunit beta', with amino-acid sequence MTDLVNILGQPQGTQSFDHIRIAIASPERIRSWSFGEIKKPETINYRTFKPERDGLFCARIFGPIKDYECLCGKYKRMKFRGIICEKCGVEVTLTKVRRERMGHIELASPVAHIWFMKSLPSRIGLLLDMTLKDLERILYFENYVVIEPGLTPLKYRELLSEEGHIRAEDEYGEGSFTAKIGAEAIKDMLVAIDLQKERETLRVDLRETSSEAKRKKLVKRLKMIEAFIDSGARPEWMILDVVPVIPPELRPLVPLDGGRFATSDLNDLYRRVINRNNRLKRLIELRAPDIIVRNEKRMLQEAVDALFDNGRRGRVITGANKRPLKSLSDMLKGKQGRFRQNLLGKRVDYSGRSVIVVGPELKLHQCGLPKKMALELFKPFIYSRLQNYAMANTIKAAKRMVEKERPEVWDILEEVIREHPVMLNRAPTLHRLGIQAFEPVLVEGKAIQLHPLVCTAFNADFDGDQMAVHVPLSLEAQLEARVLMMSTNNILSPANGKPIIVPSQDIVLGIYYITMEREGEPGEGMVFGDMGEIQHGLDSRIVTLHSRIKARLHTVDETGAEVVKVVETTPGRMLLSEILPQSKDVPFSLINRVLTKKDIQNVIDVVYRHCGQKETVIFADRLMALGFGHACRAGISFGKDDLVIPASKEKLVAQTQKEVKEYEQQYQDGLITSGEKYNKVVDAWSRCSEKVADEMMKGISTPKKGDPINSVFMMAHSGARGSAAQMKQLAGMRGLMAKPSGEIIETPIISNFKEGLSVLEYFNSTHGARKGLADTALKTANSGYLTRRLVDVAQDCIITENDCGTKDGLTMRAVVDGSDIIEPLGERILGRSALEDIVDPLNGNVLVKAGTLIGEEDIDAIERAGIEEVKIRSALTCDTRWGICGTCYGRDLARGTPVNIGEAVGVIAAQSIGEPGTQLTMRTFHIGGAAQRGAEQSNVEASHEGRVSVRNRNVVTNGEGVLIVMGRNTELVVIDANERERARFRVPYGARLLVDNDTPVVKGQKLAEWDPYTLPVITEKAGTASYVDLVEGTSMREVIDEATGISNRVVVDWKQQARGGELRPRIAILDGQGKPIILANGQEARYFLAVDSVLSVENGQTVNAGDVLARIPREGSKTRDITGGLPRVAELFEARRPKDFAIISDGAGRIEFGKDYKNKRRLLVIPPDGQGEQVEYLIPKGKRIAVQEGDWIEKGDLLIDGNPVPHDILRVMGIEALATYLVNEIQEVYRLQGVKINDKHIEVICRQMLQKVEIVDPGESTFLIGEQVDKLEFEEINAKLATENLKPARGEPVLLGITKASLQTKSFISAASFQETTRVLTEAAVSGKIDTLLGLKENVIVGRLIPAGTGGVMNRLKELAAKRDREMLASQPMEEVGQPDEQALREQAPAAE; translated from the coding sequence ATGACCGACCTCGTCAACATCCTGGGCCAGCCGCAGGGCACCCAGAGCTTCGACCACATCCGCATCGCCATCGCCTCGCCCGAGCGTATCCGCTCGTGGAGCTTCGGCGAGATCAAGAAGCCGGAGACCATCAACTACCGCACCTTCAAGCCCGAGCGGGACGGCCTGTTCTGCGCCCGCATCTTCGGGCCGATCAAGGACTACGAGTGCCTGTGCGGCAAGTACAAGCGGATGAAGTTCCGCGGCATCATCTGCGAGAAATGCGGCGTCGAGGTCACGCTGACCAAGGTGCGCCGCGAGCGCATGGGCCACATCGAGCTGGCCTCGCCGGTCGCCCACATCTGGTTCATGAAGTCGCTGCCCAGCCGCATCGGCCTGCTGCTCGACATGACGCTGAAGGATCTCGAGCGTATCCTGTACTTCGAGAACTACGTCGTCATCGAGCCCGGCCTGACGCCGCTGAAGTACCGTGAGCTGCTGTCCGAGGAAGGCCACATCCGCGCCGAGGACGAGTACGGCGAGGGCAGCTTCACCGCCAAGATCGGCGCCGAGGCGATCAAGGACATGCTGGTCGCCATCGACCTGCAGAAGGAGCGCGAGACGCTGCGCGTCGACCTGCGCGAGACCTCCTCGGAGGCCAAGCGCAAGAAGCTCGTGAAGCGCCTGAAGATGATCGAGGCCTTCATCGACTCGGGTGCGCGTCCGGAGTGGATGATCCTCGACGTCGTGCCGGTGATCCCGCCCGAGCTGCGTCCGCTGGTGCCGCTCGACGGCGGCCGCTTCGCCACGTCGGACCTCAACGACCTCTATCGCCGCGTCATCAACCGCAACAACCGCCTGAAGCGGCTGATCGAGCTGCGCGCGCCCGATATCATCGTGCGCAACGAGAAGCGCATGCTGCAGGAGGCGGTCGACGCGCTGTTCGACAACGGCCGCCGCGGCCGCGTCATCACTGGCGCCAACAAGCGTCCGCTGAAGTCGCTCAGCGACATGCTGAAGGGCAAGCAGGGCCGCTTCCGCCAGAACCTGCTCGGCAAGCGCGTCGACTACTCGGGCCGTTCGGTGATCGTCGTCGGTCCCGAGCTCAAGCTGCACCAGTGCGGCCTGCCCAAGAAGATGGCGCTCGAGCTGTTCAAGCCGTTCATCTATTCGCGCCTGCAGAACTACGCCATGGCCAACACCATCAAGGCGGCCAAGCGCATGGTGGAGAAGGAGCGGCCGGAGGTCTGGGACATCCTCGAGGAGGTGATCCGCGAGCATCCCGTGATGCTCAACCGCGCGCCGACCCTGCATCGGCTGGGCATCCAGGCCTTTGAGCCGGTGCTGGTCGAGGGCAAGGCGATCCAGCTGCATCCGCTGGTCTGCACTGCCTTCAACGCCGACTTCGACGGCGACCAGATGGCGGTGCACGTGCCGCTGTCGCTGGAGGCCCAGCTCGAGGCACGCGTGCTGATGATGTCGACCAACAACATCCTCAGTCCCGCCAACGGCAAGCCGATCATCGTGCCGTCGCAGGACATCGTGCTCGGCATCTACTACATCACCATGGAGCGCGAGGGCGAGCCGGGCGAGGGCATGGTCTTCGGCGACATGGGCGAGATCCAGCACGGGCTCGACTCGCGGATCGTCACCCTGCACAGCCGCATCAAGGCGCGCCTGCACACGGTCGACGAGACCGGCGCCGAGGTGGTCAAGGTGGTCGAGACCACGCCGGGCCGCATGCTCTTGTCGGAGATCCTGCCGCAGAGCAAGGACGTGCCGTTCTCCCTGATCAACCGCGTGCTGACCAAGAAGGACATCCAGAACGTCATCGACGTGGTCTACCGCCACTGCGGCCAGAAGGAGACGGTGATCTTCGCCGACCGCCTGATGGCGCTGGGCTTCGGCCACGCCTGCCGCGCCGGCATCTCGTTCGGCAAGGACGACCTCGTCATCCCGGCTTCCAAGGAGAAGCTGGTCGCGCAGACCCAGAAGGAGGTCAAGGAGTACGAGCAGCAGTACCAGGACGGCCTGATCACCTCGGGCGAGAAGTACAACAAGGTGGTCGACGCCTGGTCGCGCTGCTCCGAGAAGGTCGCCGACGAGATGATGAAGGGCATCTCGACGCCGAAGAAGGGCGATCCGATCAACTCGGTGTTCATGATGGCCCACTCGGGCGCGCGCGGCTCGGCGGCGCAGATGAAGCAGCTCGCCGGCATGCGCGGCCTGATGGCCAAGCCGTCGGGCGAGATCATCGAGACGCCGATCATCTCGAACTTCAAGGAAGGCCTATCGGTGCTGGAGTACTTCAACTCCACCCACGGCGCGCGCAAGGGCCTGGCCGACACGGCGCTCAAGACGGCGAACTCGGGCTACCTGACCCGCCGCCTGGTCGACGTGGCGCAGGACTGCATCATCACCGAGAACGACTGCGGCACAAAGGACGGCCTGACCATGCGCGCCGTCGTCGACGGCAGCGACATCATCGAGCCGCTGGGCGAGCGCATCCTGGGCCGCTCGGCGCTCGAGGACATCGTCGATCCGCTGAACGGCAACGTGCTGGTGAAGGCCGGCACGCTGATCGGCGAGGAGGATATCGACGCCATCGAGCGGGCCGGCATCGAGGAGGTGAAGATTCGCTCGGCGCTGACCTGCGACACCCGCTGGGGCATCTGCGGCACATGCTACGGCCGCGATCTCGCGCGCGGCACGCCGGTGAACATCGGCGAGGCGGTCGGCGTCATCGCCGCGCAGTCGATCGGCGAGCCGGGCACGCAGCTCACCATGCGCACCTTCCACATCGGCGGTGCCGCGCAGCGCGGCGCCGAGCAGTCGAACGTCGAGGCTTCCCACGAGGGTCGCGTCTCGGTGCGCAACCGAAACGTCGTCACCAACGGCGAGGGCGTGCTCATCGTCATGGGCCGCAACACCGAGCTTGTGGTGATCGACGCCAACGAGCGCGAGCGCGCCCGTTTCCGCGTGCCCTATGGCGCGCGCCTGCTGGTCGACAACGACACGCCGGTCGTCAAGGGCCAGAAGCTGGCCGAGTGGGATCCGTACACCCTGCCGGTGATCACCGAGAAGGCGGGCACGGCGAGCTACGTCGATCTCGTCGAGGGCACCTCGATGCGCGAGGTGATCGACGAAGCCACCGGCATCTCCAACCGCGTCGTCGTCGACTGGAAGCAGCAGGCGCGCGGCGGCGAGCTGCGGCCGCGCATCGCCATCCTCGACGGCCAGGGCAAGCCGATCATCCTCGCCAACGGCCAGGAGGCCCGCTACTTCCTCGCGGTCGACTCGGTCCTGTCGGTCGAGAACGGCCAGACCGTGAACGCCGGCGATGTCCTCGCCCGCATTCCGCGCGAAGGCAGCAAGACACGCGACATCACCGGCGGTCTGCCGCGCGTCGCCGAGCTGTTCGAGGCCCGTCGTCCCAAGGACTTCGCCATCATCAGCGACGGCGCCGGCCGTATCGAGTTCGGCAAGGACTACAAGAACAAGCGTCGTCTGCTGGTGATCCCGCCGGACGGCCAGGGCGAGCAGGTCGAGTACCTGATCCCCAAGGGCAAGCGCATCGCGGTCCAGGAAGGCGACTGGATCGAGAAGGGCGATCTGCTGATCGACGGCAATCCGGTGCCGCACGACATCCTGCGCGTCATGGGCATCGAGGCGCTCGCCACCTATCTGGTGAACGAGATCCAGGAGGTCTACCGACTGCAGGGCGTGAAGATCAACGACAAGCACATCGAGGTCATCTGCCGCCAGATGCTGCAGAAGGTCGAGATCGTCGATCCGGGCGAGTCGACGTTCCTGATCGGCGAGCAGGTCGACAAGCTGGAGTTCGAGGAGATCAACGCCAAGCTGGCGACCGAGAACCTCAAGCCGGCGCGCGGCGAGCCCGTGCTTCTGGGCATCACCAAGGCCAGCCTGCAGACCAAGTCGTTCATCTCCGCGGCCTCCTTCCAGGAGACCACGCGCGTGCTCACCGAGGCGGCTGTGTCGGGCAAGATCGACACGCTGCTGGGCCTCAAGGAGAACGTCATCGTCGGCCGCCTGATCCCGGCCGGCACCGGGGGCGTGATGAATCGCCTCAAGGAGCTGGCGGCCAAGCGCGACCGCGAGATGCTGGCCTCGCAGCCCATGGAGGAGGTCGGTCAGCCGGACGAGCAGGCCCTGCGCGAGCAGGCGCCGGCGGCCGAATAG